The window GGCCGGCAAACACGAGGTCCGCCCCAGATGCATTTCCGCCGGCCTTCGGCCGTCGGTTCCGCGCGACTCTGCGAGTCGCGCGGCCGGTTTATGAACCCAAGCCCATGCGGCCGGGACTTTTTACGAGAGGCTCAATACTTAATTCGAAAGATAAGTATTGTGTCCCCGAATTCCCCCGCTACTGCCGGGCCAGCTCGCGCAGCTCGCTCTTAAAGCCCTGCTCGAAGCGCTCCACGTCGGCGATGACCCGGTTGACGGCCGTGAAGGTCCCGTTCTCCAGATGCTGCACCGCTGTGAAGTGGAGCGTCTCGGCCGTGATCGGCTCCGAGGCGGCGAAGTCCGCCGCGAAGAGCTTGCTCTCGAGCTCGCGGGCCAGCTCGCCGCCCGTGAACTCCATGGAGATCTCGTCCTGGGCCTCCTCGAGCATGGGCATCATGTTGGCCGAGCCCACGCTGGCCCAGGCCCCGTCCACGGACAGGGCCTTGGTGTGGGACATGCCGGGCCGCTCGTAGACCTTGACCCCGGCGGCCAGCAGCCGCGCGTAGTGGTGCCGGGCGCCGGCCTGCGCGGAGAGGTGGACGTTGTTCTTGGAGAAGACCACGCGCACGTCCACGCCCCGGGCCGCGGCGCGCTCCAGGGCGGCGAAGACCCTGGAGTCCGTGAAGAAGGCGTTCTCCACGTAGACGTGGCCGCGGGCCGAGTCGATCCGTGCGATGTTGGTGTCGCGGATGCCGTGGCTCTCGCCCCGGCTCGGGTCGGTGAGGTTGAGCCGCGCCACGGTCCCGGTCCAGCCCTCGCCGCTGGCGGCCGGCGGCGAGGCCGGGCCGGGCCTGCCGTCCGACTCTTCCCAGCTGCCCGCGAAGGCCTGCTCCAGCAAGGAGACGATCTCCGGCCCCTCGACCACGATGCCAACGTCGTGCCAGCCGTACTGGGTGTCCCCGGGTTGATAGCCGGTGATGATGCCCTTGCGGCCGTCCGCGGCCACCAGCTTGCGATGGTCCCTCTGGATGGGACCGTTGCCGTGGCGGAAGCGGTTGGAGGGCAGGACCTGGACCCCGGCGGCGCGCATCGCGTCGATCATCCCGGGACCGTACGGGTCTGCGGGGGCGGAGCGGTTGGAGCTGGTGTGATAATAGAGGCTGTCGATGAGGACTCGGACCGCGACGCCGCGTTGGGCCGCTTCGCCGAGCGCCTGCGCGACCTTCCAGCCCTGCTCGTCCCCGTAGAAGGACAGGAACTCGACGCTCAGGCTGCTGCGGGCCTCCCGGGCCAGCCCGATGAGCTGGTCCTGGAGCTGCGGGCCGTCGATGAACACCTCGGCCGAGCGCAGCGGCACATAGGGGGTGGCCCCGGCCAGCAGCGCCCCTGAAGCCCAAGCCCCTGAGAGCCCGGCGGCCAAGAGCCCGGCCCAGACGGCGCACAGCCTGGTCACGGAACCCGTCTTCTGATTGGCGGACATGATGAGCCTCCTGTTCAGCGAGCCTGGGACGCTTCGGGCCGGTAGTACTGCTCCCGTATCCCGGGAAGCCAGCCTTGCATCTTCTCGATCCTGCGGGCCGTGATGGGATGGACCTGGAGGTGCTTCTCGATCCTGCCCATCAAGCCTGGCGGCACGGGACGGGAGGTCTCCTGGAGCAGCCGGCTCCAGAACTCGACCCCCCGGGCCGGGTCATAGCCGGCCTTGGCCATCAAGACCAGGCCGATGCGGTCCGCCTCCTCCTCCTGCAGCCTGCTAAAGCCCGCCAGCAGCGCGCTCTTGCCCTGACCGGTGCCGATGCCGTAGATGGACTGGGCCACGGTGACGATGCGCGCCGCGTTGATAGCGGCCGGGACCACGGCCGGGATGACCACGGCCAGCGCGGGGGGGACGACCGCTCCGGCCGCGCTGAGCCCGCTTTCGACGAGGATCAGCTCGGTGATGCGCTCGCCCAGGTGGCGGGCGACGGCATGGGCCATCTCATGGCCCAGGATGGCGGCCAGGCCGTCGTCGCCTTCGCTGATGGTGAGCATCCCGGAGAGGATCCCGACCTTGCCGCCGGGCAGGGCGAAGGCCTGGTCCTGGTCTCCGGCCACGCCGTAGGCGCTGGTCGGACCCACATCGACGAGCTGGACCTCCCAGGTCCAATCCGGCCGGCCGGCGGCCGCGATCATCCGGGCGCTCACGCGCTGGACCATGGCCAGGCGGTCGGGGTCCTGCGAGAGCTTGGAGCCGGAGAGGAGGCGCTGATAGAGGAGACGGCCGATGTCCTCTTCCCATTTCTCCCTGAGCAGGAGGGGGCGATGGCGGCCGGTATAGGGCGCGCCCAAAGTGTGCTGATGCCACCACTGCTCGAGCTCCCGGCGCCGCTGGCCTTCGGCATGGGCTCCGGCCAGGGCGGTCCGGATCCTGGCGCCGAAGTCGGCCTCTCCCAGCGCCCGGGCGGCTTCCAGCGGCTGGGCCCGGAGCCCGGGCAGGGCCGCGGCCAGCAGGCAGGCCGCCAGCAGACCGGCGTTCCTTCTTCTCGACTCTCTCATCCTTGCCTCCATGCGGCTGATCCGGACAACAAAAAACGGGCTCCGCGGGATCAGGACGATATCCTGATTCCGCAAAGCCCGTGGGTTCATCCCGATATGGCGGGATCGCGTTTCACCCCGGGGCCGATCCCCCAGGTTACACGGTGCTGCCTGTCAAACTGCTGCCGACAGGGTCACGCCAAAGAACTGTCATGAGTGTAGCCCAAGGCCCTGAACAGGCCAAGGGCCGTCGGGCCCAGCCTGTCCTAGGTCTTTGGGCCCAGACCAGGCGCAAGAGCGCCGCCCAGCATGACCCGCGCGTTGTGGACGCAGTGGGGACAAGGCAGCATGAAGGCGGGAAACCGTCTGGTCCCGTACTGGTTGCGCTGCGGGTCGCCCCGCCAGAGCATGGCCCATTGCGAGACCTCGTCGCGCAGCGCGGGATGCTCCCGCAGGACCGCCAAGAGTTTCTTTTCCGCGCAGAATCTGTTGTCCGCGGAGCGCGCCTCGGAATCCGGCACGCGCTCCAGGCCTTCGGGGAGCGGGGTATCGGCCGGCAGGACTCGGAAGCGGCGCCCGCCTGCGGCATTGAGCCGCGCCTCCAGGCTGGCCTCAGCGCCCCCGATCACGGCCCGCAGCGTCTCGGGCACGCCGGAGAAGGCCACATACACGGTCCCATCCTTCATGACGAGAACTCCGATTATGCGCGCCACGCCCTCGAATTCGGGCTTGGTGATGTGGGGGATCTCCGCCTGGAGGGCGTCGCGGACCGCGAGCGCGGCTTGCCGCGCCGCAAGGCCGAACCGGAACGGGAAGGCCTTGCCGCCGCCGGAGCGGTGCAGGCGGGAGCTCCACTCCAGGCTCGCGGCGAATGCCTCGGCGGAAGAGAAGTCGAGCTTCTCGCCTGCAGGCAGGCTGGCATCATAGCGCGCCAACAGCTCTCGAGCGGCCTGGAGCACGCGGTCTTGCGCGGGGTCGGAGGCAGCCTGCTCCCGGACCGATCGGGCGGCCTCGGCAGGGCTCAGGCCCGGCTGATCGCGGAGCAGTCCGGCGTGCAGCCGTTCGCGCGCGGCCCGGAGTTCTTGGAATCCAGACTGGATATCCCGGCGCAGGTCCGCCAGAGGCCCCGGGGTTTCAAGAAGCTCTCGCGGGACCATGGCTTCGAGCTTGGCGAGTTGCCCGCGGAAATCAGAGGCCAGGATGATGTCTGAGGCGATCCCCGGGCTCGCTCTCCGCGGCGCGCCGACCGCGACGGCCTCCCGGCGTGGAGTCCCGTCGAAGAGCGCGGCGCCGGCGTCGGCCGCGTGCTCAAGGACCTTGTCCTCATCCGCCTTGCCGGCACCGGGCTTTTGAACACTGTCCTGGCCTGAAAAGTCCGCCTCGGTCAGGCCTGGAGTGAGTTCCGGCGCGCCGGCCGGCCCCGGCTTGGCCAAGACCTGCGCTTCGGCCGGCGGAGCGGACAAGACCGGGACCAAGCTCGGCGGCAAGACCGGGACATCCGTTTGCGCCGCCGCAGGCGTCAGCGGCTTGGGCGTCTGGGGCAAGGGCGAAGGGGTCGCCAGCGTCGGAGCCAGAA of the Elusimicrobiota bacterium genome contains:
- a CDS encoding phosphatidylserine/phosphatidylglycerophosphate/cardiolipin synthase family protein: MSANQKTGSVTRLCAVWAGLLAAGLSGAWASGALLAGATPYVPLRSAEVFIDGPQLQDQLIGLAREARSSLSVEFLSFYGDEQGWKVAQALGEAAQRGVAVRVLIDSLYYHTSSNRSAPADPYGPGMIDAMRAAGVQVLPSNRFRHGNGPIQRDHRKLVAADGRKGIITGYQPGDTQYGWHDVGIVVEGPEIVSLLEQAFAGSWEESDGRPGPASPPAASGEGWTGTVARLNLTDPSRGESHGIRDTNIARIDSARGHVYVENAFFTDSRVFAALERAAARGVDVRVVFSKNNVHLSAQAGARHHYARLLAAGVKVYERPGMSHTKALSVDGAWASVGSANMMPMLEEAQDEISMEFTGGELARELESKLFAADFAASEPITAETLHFTAVQHLENGTFTAVNRVIADVERFEQGFKSELRELARQ
- a CDS encoding M48 family metallopeptidase translates to MRESRRRNAGLLAACLLAAALPGLRAQPLEAARALGEADFGARIRTALAGAHAEGQRRRELEQWWHQHTLGAPYTGRHRPLLLREKWEEDIGRLLYQRLLSGSKLSQDPDRLAMVQRVSARMIAAAGRPDWTWEVQLVDVGPTSAYGVAGDQDQAFALPGGKVGILSGMLTISEGDDGLAAILGHEMAHAVARHLGERITELILVESGLSAAGAVVPPALAVVIPAVVPAAINAARIVTVAQSIYGIGTGQGKSALLAGFSRLQEEEADRIGLVLMAKAGYDPARGVEFWSRLLQETSRPVPPGLMGRIEKHLQVHPITARRIEKMQGWLPGIREQYYRPEASQAR